The sequence ATGCCTTTGTCAATATTGGCATGGTCAGCGGTTTATTGCCTGTCGTTGGCGTACCACTTCCCTTTATCAGCTATGGCGGTACGGCATTAGTGACGCTTGGATTTGGTGCTGGCATTTTGATGAGTATTCATCGACATCGTCGCCTGGTGCAGAGCTAATAAAAAAGCCCGGAGAACCGGGCTTTTTTCACATAAGTGCAAATTACTTCTTACGCTTATTTACTGAATCTTTAAATGCTTTACCAGCAGAGAACTTTACAGTTTTCGCAGCAGCAATTTTGAGTGGCTCACCAGTTTTTGGATTGCGGCCCATACGTGCAGCACGTTTGCCAGAAGAGAATGTACCGAAACCGATCAACTGAACTGAGTCAGCCTTAGCAACAGCTTTAATGATGTGCTCAATAGCAGAATTTAATGCAAATTCAGCTTTGGCTTTTGAGATCTCAGCATCGTCAGCAATCGCTGCGATTAGTTCTGCTTTGTTCAAGTGAAGCTCCTTATTAATATTGATGTCGGCGCAGATTGCGCTCTCATGATTTTAACCATAAAAAATTACAAAAATAAAGTAAAACTAAAATAGTTTTTACTCTTGAAGAACGTCTACTCCTGAAACAAAATATTCCGTCTCACCAAAACAGCTGGTTGGTAAACCGATGTGTTGTTCATATTTCACGACCACTTTATTGCCTAGATTAGCATTCAATTTTTGGGCAACTGCTTCATCACGCACCGTAAAGAAGAATTTTTCAGCAATCGTTCCAGGCATCGACACCATGGCGAGCTCTCCCTCCCATGTTTTACAAATAAAGCCTTTTTTGGAGAATTTCTGGACATATCCAGCTCTCTCGCCAGTGGCATAAGCCCAATTGAGCATTGCCCAAGTGTAGGCAGAAAGGCCTACCAACCCTATTAAAACAAGGCTTAAGAGCCATTTAATGAATCGTTTCATTTTGCCATTTCCTTTGCCAGTCCCAATAAGCCCTAATTTGAGCATACTCAATGAAGAAATAGATGAATAGTTTGGATTAGGCAAATTAAAATGAATAAATCCACATAAATCAGCCCAATCTCATGCAAATACGTCACATCATCTTTTTCATTTTTGTGGTCTCCGCGCTCTATGTTTACTTTAGAGGAAAAGTCCGCTTTGGCTTGGTGCGATCTCTCATGGATTATCAGGTTCTGCTGGCCCCCATTAATTGCATGCTCTATCTTTTTTCAAAGATTAAGCCAACAGCCTATATTTCAGTAAATCAGTTTCCAGATCTGGCGCCCCTTAGAGATCATTGGGAAACTATTCGGCAGGAAGCACTCTCTTTAAATGCCGATGGGGCAATTGCTGCTGCAACTGGCTATAACGACCTGGGCTTTAATTCTTTTTTCCGGACCGGCTGGAAACGCTTTCATCTTTGCTGGTACGGCAAAGAAATGCCCTCGGCCATGGTAGCCTGCCCAAAAACCTTAGCCCTACTGAAATCGATCCCATCGATTAAGGCGGCGATGTTCGCTTCGCTGCCCCCTGGCGCCACCCTCGTTCGCCACCGCGACCCCTATGCGGGCTCCTTACGCTACCACCTTGGCCTCGTAACGCCCAATGACCCTAAGTGCTTTATTGATGTGGATGGTCAGTCCTATTATTGGAAAGATGGGGAAGCGGTGATGTTTGATGAAACTTTTATTCACTTTGCCGCCAATCAAACAGATCATCAACGCATTGTTTTGTTCTGTGACGTTGAGCGGCCACTGTATACCCCACTCATGAGGATATTCAATCGCTTGTTTGGCAAATACATCATGAGTGCAGCGTCTTCTCAAAATGTTGAAGGCGAAAAAGTCGGCTTTGTAAATGTCCTATTTAAATATTTTTATCACCTACGAAGTTTGGCAAAGCAACTTAAAGCGAAACATCGATCGGTTTACTACATTGGAAAATGGGTCTTAATTCTAGGTATTTTGTGGTCCATCTTCTGGTAAGCAACTCAAAAATTACTTGGGCATTAAAGCCTGAATAATCTGATCTGGACTGATTGATCCCCAAATTTCAAGGCGCTTTTTACGACTATTTTGACCCGAAATAAACTGAATCTGTTTTTGAGGAATTTTTAATTGCTTTGATAGCCAAGCTAACAGCAGCTCATTGGCTTGATTTTCAACTGCTGGCGCTTGTAAAGAAATCTTCAGGGAATCATCAAAAAGCCCCACTACCTTCGTTAGCTTGGCTCCAGGTTGGCAATAAATACTAAGCACAATCCCAGTGGGGGTTTGTTTAATCCAAGTCGGCGTCATCAAAGTACTTTAAACTTAAATTATGCCAATCAAAAACTCTGAATCCTTAAACGGTCTTTTTGCCAATAATCGTGCCTGGGCTGAAGCGATGGTAAAAGAAGATCCCGAGTTCTTTAAACGCTTGGTATCTCAGCAAGCCCCTCAATATCTGTGGATTGGCTGCGCAGACAGCCGCGTCCCCGCCAATGAAATTGTTGATTTATTGCCAGGCGAACTTTTTGTTCATCGTAATGTGGCCAATGTCGTTGTCCATACTGACTTAAATTGCTTATCGGTGATTCAGTTTGCTATTGACTTACTTAAAGTGAAACATATCCTCGTTGTTGGCCACTATGGTTGCGCTGGTGTCCATGCCGCATTAAGCGATCGCCGCGTCGGCCTAGCTGACAATTGGTTACGTCACGTGAAGGACGTACACCAAAAACACGAGCGCTACCTAGGAGAAGTACTCCCAACTCCAAAGCGCCAAGATCGTTTATGTGAGCTTAATGTGATTGAGCAAGTGGTCAACGTTTGCGAAACAACGATCGTCAGAGATGCATGGTCAAGAGGCCAAGATCTAACGGTACATGGATGGACTTACCGTCTGGAGACTGGCTTAGTAAATGATTTAGGCATGTCGATTAGTTCAACAGAGGAAATGAAGGTGCGTTACGAAAAGACCCTGTTGCGCTATGAGAATGAGTCTAGCTAGTTGCTGAAATCTCTTTTGAATCAACTTGCAGTTGGTTTTTTAAAGCTTCTTTCAATACTGCCCTATAGATTGCTAGTGAATCTTGGCTACATGCTTGGCAGCATTGCCGCTCTGATTCCAAGTGATCGTAATCGAGTAGTGAAGACCAATTTACATCTGTGTTTTCCTGAATTGAGTCCCAGCGAAATAAATCATTTAAGTAAAAAACATTGGCGTTTACTCGGTCGCAGCCTAGTAGAAAAAAGCATTATTTGGTTGGGTAGCGCCAAGCAAGTAAGCGACATGATTGAAGTGCAGTCCGAAGTCGATCTGGCGAGCCGCAAGCCGCGAATTCTTGTCAATATGCACTTCACTGGAATAGAGGGCAGCATTGTATTAAGCGCCCTTTCCAAAACCCATGATTGGCCCCGTACCTCAGGCTTCTTTCAGAAAATGAAGAGCCCCTTCTTCAACCAAAAAATTATTGATTGGCGGAACCGCTTTGGTGGAAATTCGATTGATCGACAAGGTAACTCAATGGGGTTGATTCGAGAGATTCGAAAAGGTAGCTTTATCATCATCGCACCTGATATTGATTTGGGCATCAAAGACTCTACTTTTGTGCCCTTCTTCAATATTCAAACCAATACGATCACGGCAGTATCACGACTCGCCAAAATTACAGGTGCTGATGTCTGCACCATGATCACCACCCTGAAAGAAGATGATTCTGGCTATATCTGTTCAATCAGCAAACCCTTAGAAAATTTTCCCAGCGACGATCCAGAGGCTGATACAGCCCGCTTAAATCAATTTTTTGAAAAAGAGATCCGTCTGAGGCCCGCCGAATATTACTGGGTCCATAAGCGCTTCAAGAATCGCCCCAATCAAGAAGCCAGCCCTTATTAAGGTCCAAGACTGTAGGCCAGTCTTCAGTTGGCGCTACTTTTATCCTATCATTGAAGGATGAGTGAACGTATTGGGCTTTTTGCCGATCTCCACAGTAATTTAGAGGCCTATGAGGCCTGTATGGCCCGAGCTAAAGAGCTTGGCGTTACGCGCATGGCTTTTCTAGGTGATCTAGTTGGATATAACGCTGATCCCTGCGCCTTGCTTGACCGAATTGCTGATTTGGTAGACACCAAACAAGCCATTGTTGTCCGTGGCAATCATGATGAAGCCACCTTCAAAGACTACACACTGCAAATGAATGCTCATGCGAATGCTGCGATTGAGTGGACTAAAACCCAACTCAATTCTGCTCAAGTCCAGTTTTTAAAAGACTTGCCATTGATTATTCATGAAGAGCAAATTTGCTATACCCATGCTTCTGCACATAATCCAGAAGCCTGGAATTACATTACTGACAGTATGAGTGCTTGGCAATGCGCGCAAAGCTCTGGTAAGCCCTACACCTTTGTTGGACACGCTCATGAACAAGCTCTCTTCTATCAAAGTGCTGTAGGCAAGCTCATTCGTTTTGCACCACACCCTGGTGATGATGTGCCAGTCATGAATCATCGTAAGTGGGTTAGTGTGGTTGGCTCTCTGGGTCAACCTCGTGATGGGAATCCAGCAGCCTGCTTTGCTGTCTTTGAGCCTGAATCACAGTCGCTCACTTTTCATCGTACGCCCTATGATCACTTCACAGCGGCAGAAAAAGTACGACGCGCAGGCTTGCCTGAAGAGCTAGCTAATCGCCTGCTGACAGGCAAATAAGTAATGCCGTTTTCTTCAGATATCGAAGCAGTCGATGATATTTTTCAAGAGGGCAAGGTCGTTGATGGTTTTTTATTGGGAAAAGAAGTGCATCGCGGAGGTATGGCCAGTCTCTTCTCTGCAAGCAAAGAAGGTATTGATCTCCCCATCCTTTTAAAAATTCCACGCGTTGGCAAAGATCAGCCGGTAGAAAGCTTAATTGGATTTGAAACCGAGCTGACTATCTTGCGCTCCCTGAATAGCGCGTATGTTCCAAAATACTTAGGGGCCGGCAGCATGGCAACCCAACCCTATATCGCCATGGAAAGGATCAATGGCAGACCTCTGGAAGATTTCATCAAAGAAGGGAAAAGATTCAGCATCGAAGAAGTCATTCGTATTAGTGCTGATTTAGCTCAAGCAGTGCAATCGCTTCACTCGCAAGATGCCATTCATCTGGATATCAAGCCAGAAAATATTCTGATGGATGAAAATGGCAAACTCACCCTGATTGATTTTGGCCTCTCACACCATGCGCGCTTCCCGGATCTACTCGCTGAAGAAATGCGGAAAGGTGTAGGCTCGGCACCCTATGTCTCACCAGAACAAATTGTCGGCATCCGAGAAGACTATCGCAGCGATATCTTCTCTATTGGCGTAATCATGTATGAACTCCTTACTGGCGAGCTTCCTTTTGGCAATCCTCAAACTATGGGTGGCCTTCGAAAACGTTTATGGGCCAAGCCATTTCCACCTCGAGGGATTCGTAAAGAAATTCCTCGCTGGCTTCAAGAAGTGATTCTTCGTTGCCTCGAACCTCGAGCAGCCAGTCGAATTCAAAGTGCGGCACGCTTACGACAAATCTTGTTAGATCACGAGTCTCTTAAACTCACTGAGCGCGCTGATCGCGTTGAGCCTCCCAGCTTCTGGGAAAGCTTTACCCGTTGGTTGCAAGCTGCTGGTTATGAGCCCTCTCCAAGCCCTCTTCCCAGCGCTGGAAATCAAGATTCACCGCTCATGATTGCTGCAATTGATACACGCCAATCTGACGAGGCACTGCAACAGAAGATGCAAATTACCGCTAAAAACTTATTGCAGGCTTATTCAGAAGGTCGCTTGATTTGTGTCAGCACTATTGCCAGCACCCCGACTTTTGAAGGCAATCAAGAAAGTGAAACGGCCAGCGGAATTGTGCGTGGTCATTTAATACAACTCATGGAATGGGCTAAGCCACTCAAGCTACCACCCGAAAGAATTTCTTATCACGTACTTGAGGCGCTGGATCCAGCTAGCAGAATTGTTGAGTTTGCCAAAGATAATGATGCCGCTTTAATTCTGATTGGCGCGACTCATAAGCTACCCAATAAGGTGACGCCCTGGAGAACCTCAATGACAAAAATTGTCGAGGAGGCCTCCTGTAGCGTTCACATCGTACGGACTTAACAATTACTGCATCTTGTCCTGTTGAAGATCGAGGATTCTTTCTGGATCTTGCGCTTCAATCCAATTATCGTGATTAAGTACTGAAGTCATTCGCTTATGATCGAGCTCGCCAGTCCAGTTAGCCACAACAATTGTCGCAACACCGTTACCAACCAAGTTGGTCAGAGCTCTTGCTTCAGACATAAAGCGATCAATGCCCAAGATGATGGCCAAACCTTCAACTGGAACATTGCCCACTGCAGAGAGTGTTGCAGCCAAAACAATGAAGCCGCTGCCTGTTACCCCCGCCGCACCCTTAGAAGTTAAGAGCAAGACCAGCAACAGCGTAATCTCCTGCATCAAGGTCATTTGAGTATTAGTCGCTTGAGCAATAAAGATCGCAGCCATGGTGAGATAAATCGAGGTTCCATCTAAATTAAACGAATAGCCTGTTGGAATTACTAAGCCAACACAGCTCTTCTTGGCGCCCAAGACTTCCATTTTTTCAATCATTCTTGGCAGCACCGACTCCGATGAAGATGTGCCCAAAACAATGAGTAACTCTTCTTTGATGTAGCGTATGAACTTGAAAATATTAAAGCCATTAAAACGTGCGATCAGGCCAAGCACAATGAAGATAAATAATAGGCAAGTCAAGTAGAAGGCACCCATCAGCTTACCCAGCGAAAATAAAGATGCAATGCCGTATTTACCAATCGTAAAAGCCATCGCACCAAAAGCGCCTACCGGTGCAAATTTCATAATGATGCCAATCACATCAAATAAAACGTGCGAGAGCTTTTCGGTTAAATCAAATACCATGGTGCCGCGGCCACCAAACTTGTGTAGCGCAAAACCAAATAAGACGGCAAAGAATAAGACCTGCAAGATGTCGCCCTTAGCGAATGCATCAATTGCAGTATTAGGAATAATATTCATCAAAAAGTCGATGACTGTCCCGATCTTGCCTGGCCCGGTATAGGCAGAAATACCCTTAGTGTCAAGGCTAGCAGGGTCGATATTCATGCCAGAGCCTGGCTGCAACACGTTAACAACGACCAAACCAATAATGAGTGCCAGAGAGCTCACAACCTCAAAATACAGAAGTGCTAAACCACCAGTTCTGCCGACCTTTTTCATGTCTTCCATGCCCGCGATACCTAATACGACGGTACAGAAAATAATCGGGGCGATCAGCATCTTGATGCCTTTAATGAAGGCGTCCCCAAAAGGCTTCATGGAAACGCCTATCTCAGGATAAAAATTACCTAGCAGAACACCGATGACAACCGCCACCAGAACCTGGAAGTACAGAATTTTATAAATTGGGGGTTTTTTAATGGTGGCAGTCAATTTGGTCTCGCTATATAAGATAAGAATTCATTTTTGGGGAATACCCGCTTCGGCGATTTTATAACTTAATGGACACTTTACCCATAATTCTCCCGTGCCTGATAATGCCTATATGGAAGATCAGGAAAAAGTACGCGTTTCTAAGCTGCTCTCAGAGCTGGGCCTATGCTCAAGACGCGAGGCCGATGCCTATATTGAACAAGGTCTAGTCACTGTAGATGGCGAGGTTGTAAATGAGCTCGGGGTACGGGCCTTTCGTCATCAAAAAATTGAACTGCAGTCCAGTGCTCAGAAACAACAAGCTTCTAGGGTCACCGTCATTCTTAATAAGCCCGTTGGCTATATTTCACATTTTGATGATGAGCAAGAATATCAACCAGCTGCATCACTAATTACACCAGACCATTATTTTCCTAGCCCCTTAGATAAAGGCAGAAGCCCGAAATTTAATACTCGCGGCTTGGCGCCTGCTGGTCGACTCGATATTGACTCTACGGGCATGCTTGTTCTCACTCAAGACGGGCGTATTGCCAAACTCTTGATTGGAGAAAATAGTCCGATTGAGAAAGAATATCTAGTGAGAGTGGAAGGCAAGCTCTCCTTTGCGGATTTGGATTTGTTAAAGCACGGTCTCAGTCTTGATGGTGTTGTGCTTAAACCCGCTCAAGTGAGTTGGCAAAACGAAGATCAATTGCGTTTTGTTTTAAGAGAAGGTCGTAAGCGGCAGATTCGTAGAATGTGTGAAATGGTGGGCTTGAAGGTATTGGGCCTTAAGCGAGTTCGCATGGGAAGAATCTCCTTAGGCCCATTACCGCCTGGACAATGGCGTTTTTTAAGGCCTGAAGAGCAGTTCTAAATGGAGTGCCCGCTTATAATCATGGTCATTCCTAGAATAAGCGCAGATTTACCATCGAAACGAATCCATCCAGCAATACCGCCGCAGAAGTATCACGCCGCCGTAGCTTTGCAATCATCTCTCACCCAGACGCTGGTAAGACCACGCTCACAGAAAAATTACTTCTATACGCAGGTGCAATTCAGATTGCAGGGAGCGTAAAGGCAAGAAAAGCCAGTCGGCACGCCACCTCAGACTGGATGGAAATTGAGAAGCAGCGCGGTATTTCTGTCGCAAGCTCGG comes from Polynucleobacter paneuropaeus and encodes:
- a CDS encoding aspartyl/asparaginyl beta-hydroxylase domain-containing protein, with product MRHIIFFIFVVSALYVYFRGKVRFGLVRSLMDYQVLLAPINCMLYLFSKIKPTAYISVNQFPDLAPLRDHWETIRQEALSLNADGAIAAATGYNDLGFNSFFRTGWKRFHLCWYGKEMPSAMVACPKTLALLKSIPSIKAAMFASLPPGATLVRHRDPYAGSLRYHLGLVTPNDPKCFIDVDGQSYYWKDGEAVMFDETFIHFAANQTDHQRIVLFCDVERPLYTPLMRIFNRLFGKYIMSAASSQNVEGEKVGFVNVLFKYFYHLRSLAKQLKAKHRSVYYIGKWVLILGILWSIFW
- a CDS encoding dicarboxylate/amino acid:cation symporter, whose amino-acid sequence is MTATIKKPPIYKILYFQVLVAVVIGVLLGNFYPEIGVSMKPFGDAFIKGIKMLIAPIIFCTVVLGIAGMEDMKKVGRTGGLALLYFEVVSSLALIIGLVVVNVLQPGSGMNIDPASLDTKGISAYTGPGKIGTVIDFLMNIIPNTAIDAFAKGDILQVLFFAVLFGFALHKFGGRGTMVFDLTEKLSHVLFDVIGIIMKFAPVGAFGAMAFTIGKYGIASLFSLGKLMGAFYLTCLLFIFIVLGLIARFNGFNIFKFIRYIKEELLIVLGTSSSESVLPRMIEKMEVLGAKKSCVGLVIPTGYSFNLDGTSIYLTMAAIFIAQATNTQMTLMQEITLLLVLLLTSKGAAGVTGSGFIVLAATLSAVGNVPVEGLAIILGIDRFMSEARALTNLVGNGVATIVVANWTGELDHKRMTSVLNHDNWIEAQDPERILDLQQDKMQ
- a CDS encoding metallophosphoesterase family protein encodes the protein MSERIGLFADLHSNLEAYEACMARAKELGVTRMAFLGDLVGYNADPCALLDRIADLVDTKQAIVVRGNHDEATFKDYTLQMNAHANAAIEWTKTQLNSAQVQFLKDLPLIIHEEQICYTHASAHNPEAWNYITDSMSAWQCAQSSGKPYTFVGHAHEQALFYQSAVGKLIRFAPHPGDDVPVMNHRKWVSVVGSLGQPRDGNPAACFAVFEPESQSLTFHRTPYDHFTAAEKVRRAGLPEELANRLLTGK
- a CDS encoding DUF167 domain-containing protein, with the translated sequence MTPTWIKQTPTGIVLSIYCQPGAKLTKVVGLFDDSLKISLQAPAVENQANELLLAWLSKQLKIPQKQIQFISGQNSRKKRLEIWGSISPDQIIQALMPK
- a CDS encoding pseudouridine synthase; translated protein: MEDQEKVRVSKLLSELGLCSRREADAYIEQGLVTVDGEVVNELGVRAFRHQKIELQSSAQKQQASRVTVILNKPVGYISHFDDEQEYQPAASLITPDHYFPSPLDKGRSPKFNTRGLAPAGRLDIDSTGMLVLTQDGRIAKLLIGENSPIEKEYLVRVEGKLSFADLDLLKHGLSLDGVVLKPAQVSWQNEDQLRFVLREGRKRQIRRMCEMVGLKVLGLKRVRMGRISLGPLPPGQWRFLRPEEQF
- the can gene encoding carbonate dehydratase, with translation MPIKNSESLNGLFANNRAWAEAMVKEDPEFFKRLVSQQAPQYLWIGCADSRVPANEIVDLLPGELFVHRNVANVVVHTDLNCLSVIQFAIDLLKVKHILVVGHYGCAGVHAALSDRRVGLADNWLRHVKDVHQKHERYLGEVLPTPKRQDRLCELNVIEQVVNVCETTIVRDAWSRGQDLTVHGWTYRLETGLVNDLGMSISSTEEMKVRYEKTLLRYENESS
- a CDS encoding LpxL/LpxP family acyltransferase; protein product: MNQLAVGFLKLLSILPYRLLVNLGYMLGSIAALIPSDRNRVVKTNLHLCFPELSPSEINHLSKKHWRLLGRSLVEKSIIWLGSAKQVSDMIEVQSEVDLASRKPRILVNMHFTGIEGSIVLSALSKTHDWPRTSGFFQKMKSPFFNQKIIDWRNRFGGNSIDRQGNSMGLIREIRKGSFIIIAPDIDLGIKDSTFVPFFNIQTNTITAVSRLAKITGADVCTMITTLKEDDSGYICSISKPLENFPSDDPEADTARLNQFFEKEIRLRPAEYYWVHKRFKNRPNQEASPY
- a CDS encoding HU family DNA-binding protein; the protein is MNKAELIAAIADDAEISKAKAEFALNSAIEHIIKAVAKADSVQLIGFGTFSSGKRAARMGRNPKTGEPLKIAAAKTVKFSAGKAFKDSVNKRKK
- a CDS encoding protein kinase domain-containing protein, coding for MPFSSDIEAVDDIFQEGKVVDGFLLGKEVHRGGMASLFSASKEGIDLPILLKIPRVGKDQPVESLIGFETELTILRSLNSAYVPKYLGAGSMATQPYIAMERINGRPLEDFIKEGKRFSIEEVIRISADLAQAVQSLHSQDAIHLDIKPENILMDENGKLTLIDFGLSHHARFPDLLAEEMRKGVGSAPYVSPEQIVGIREDYRSDIFSIGVIMYELLTGELPFGNPQTMGGLRKRLWAKPFPPRGIRKEIPRWLQEVILRCLEPRAASRIQSAARLRQILLDHESLKLTERADRVEPPSFWESFTRWLQAAGYEPSPSPLPSAGNQDSPLMIAAIDTRQSDEALQQKMQITAKNLLQAYSEGRLICVSTIASTPTFEGNQESETASGIVRGHLIQLMEWAKPLKLPPERISYHVLEALDPASRIVEFAKDNDAALILIGATHKLPNKVTPWRTSMTKIVEEASCSVHIVRT